The following are encoded together in the Oreochromis niloticus isolate F11D_XX linkage group LG12, O_niloticus_UMD_NMBU, whole genome shotgun sequence genome:
- the unm_hu7912 gene encoding apical junction component 1 homolog, with amino-acid sequence MTRTHPPDILASTLYQDINLNPITDPSISLHSNQQCDLKMIDKSEIINKRHCRSFDFIESLDDPQTLPSSMEYPYKRPEHQTLNKDLAWNGLDQPGHLRFSSPDLFNTRQFQQHSTQDKTSNLTWSDSKKRSRSKSAPRIKATLTPVPISVSPPGTRKGRDAPQAASDTLRTSETVRDSYSSNRPFLNEVHPIKLQPHAPLYVSDCFEEDKSDKPAVTPHVRCRVDIKPDAAVLQHTSRQVPSVRPDHLWQRYSQASSSRGLYVPRQMVSSPTPTPSECYSGDFRQGYHYTTSMSPISYQHLDMHRMPSPTAPYLTQEQRAYSNPNIPTKFFYTEDAVRYPVHPYSRAYFQDDRSSLTSHGSTVTSQYDPRTRWVHTLPVRSYYADNFPREPAHNVYGRPYSTSEASSYFSQTPLSRSYYGEENRFNPYHMNNSRFVYSKPFSSPMEQYFPSRPYHTEGRRRPRMSQAFSDDWYRSSISGYSNQSSQHTPPRVRQDSSIPPWFTNSCTETSRLGAEIKNHSKSWDNILYPRHDRDQAVPRGRSYENLFYQARNGTSSDVTSQPVILNLSSSPRRYAALSLSENSLERSSNNPWKNNKSGHWFVTPEITITDNDLCAGNSRQRDVHSVSWDTLDDEKAPSAREVHPKQPSNATDITKDRKHNNFSLQQSLEQLDELLADLVVDYKPPTSRKSSEDLLDQLKQLITEDDEKDRGLSGHENLGCLNTQLPSSKSSPDTIKDPDSGCDALQRSAEECSPDHSTDEDDAMVCANKKCNRIENMFNACLYFKSCHSCYTFYCSRNCRRDDWEIHKETCLYGRVSSVCRHTLKFCRENTEIHKAFSRVAKAGYLSRGRGVLFLGFANPETADNFLQVGLESLLMSPTYLSLRELDGFKDNLGEYCKELQQAGHEYDPNECFLLNVSIAVGELVPNRPSPRVQTPTVRKYAKVSLASSSPDKKVLKKDSEMETLILTPPPGTPDIDKEGEEGRKAREVCFVNIQRELRTRGVFLRHEYPKIYNQLCEFVESNKRFTPTTIYPIDKRTGKQFMCMIMAASEPRTLDWVGTPHLLDDII; translated from the coding sequence ATGACTCGGACACATCCCCCTGATATACTGGCATCAACTCTGTATCAGGACATTAATCTAAATCCCATCACTGACCCCTCCATTTCTCTACACTCCAACCAGCAATGTGACTTGAAAATGATTGATAAATCAGAAATCATCAACAAAAGACACTGCCGTAGTTTTGACTTCATTGAGTCACTGGATGACCCACAGACCCTCCCTTCCTCGATGGAGTATCCTTACAAAAGGCCTGAGCATCAGACATTAAATAAAGATCTTGCGTGGAATGGATTGGATCAACCGGGACATCTTCGCTTTTCATCTCCAGATCTGTTTAACACCAGGCAGTTTCAGCAGCACAGCACCCAAGACAAAACCAGCAATCTTACGTGGTCAGATTCAAAAAAGAGATCCAGGTCTAAAAGCGCTCCCAGAATTAAGGCTACTCTCACTCCTGTACCCATTTCAGTATCTCCTCCAGGGACCAGGAAGGGGAGGGATGCACCTCAGGCTGCATCAGATACCTTGAGGACTTCTGAAACAGTGCGAGATTCCTACTCATCAAACAGGCCTTTTTTGAATGAGGTGCATCCTATCAAACTGCAGCCTCATGCCCCCCTCTACGTATCAGACTGTTTTGAGGAGGACAAGTCAGATAAACCCGCTGTAACCCCTCATGTTAGGTGCCGTGTGGACATCAAGCCAGATGCTGCTGTACTGCAGCACACATCAAGGCAGGTTCCCAGTGTGCGTCCTGACCACCTTTGGCAGAGATACTCTCAGGCCAGTAGCAGCAGAGGTTTGTATGTGCCTCGACAGATGGTCTCCTCACCAACGCCCACTCCAAGTGAATGCTATAGTGGAGATTTTAGACAGGGATACCACTACACCACCAGTATGTCTCCTATCTCTTACCAGCATTTAGACATGCACAGAATGCCATCACCAACAGCACCATATCTGACTCAAGAACAAAGAGCTTACTCAAATCCTAACATACCAACCAAGTTTTTCTATACAGAGGATGCAGTCCGTTATCCAGTGCATCCCTACTCCAGAGCTTACTTTCAGGATGATCGGTCCAGTCTAACCAGTCATGGTAGTACAGTGACCAGTCAGTACGATCCAAGGACTCGATGGGTTCACACCCTTCCTGTCAGGTCGTATTACGCAGACAACTTTCCCAGAGAGCCTGCGCATAATGTATACGGCAGGCCTTACTCCACAAGTGAGGCAAGTTCATACTTTTCTCAAACTCCACTGTCTAGATCTTACTATGGTGAGGAAAACCGCTTCAATCCGTATCATATGAATAACTCAAGGTTTGTTTACTCCAAACCATTTAGCTCTCCTATGGAGCAGTACTTTCCATCAAGGCCATACCATACAGAGGGTCGTCGACGCCCTCGAATGTCTCAGGCCTTTTCAGATGACTGGTATCGCTCAAGCATATCTGGTTACTCTAATCAGTCCTCTCAGCATACTCCACCAAGAGTAAGACAAGACTCCAGCATACCCCCGTGGTTTACCAATAGCTGTACAGAGACAAGTCGCCTTGGAGCAGAAATCAAAAACCATTCAAAGTCTTGGGACAATATTCTCTATCCACGTCATGACAGAGACCAGGCAGTGCCACGTGGACGAAGTTATGAAAATTTGTTTTACCAAGCAAGGAACGGCACATCCTCTGATGTTACATCTCAACCTGTCATTCTTAACCTATCAAGTTCACCGAGGCGCTACGCTGCCCTGTCACTGTCTGAAAACTCTCTAGAGAGGAGTTCAAACAATCCGTGGAAGAATAACAAGAGTGGACATTGGTTTGTAACTCCAGAGATCACCATAACTGACAATGACCTGTGTGCAGGCAACAGCCGGCAACGTGATGTCCACTCTGTTAGCTGGGATACACTGGATGATGAAAAAGCACCATCTGCCAGAGAAGTTCATCCGAAGCAGCCATCTAATGCAACAGACATTACCAAAGATAGGAAACATAACAACTTCTCCCTGCAGCAGAGCCTAGAACAGCTGGATGAACTCTTAGCTGATTTGGTCGTTGACTACAAACCACCAACTAGCAGAAAGTCCAGTGAAGACCTTTTAGACCAGCTAAAACAGCTAATCACTGAAGATGACGAGAAAGACAGGGGTTTGTCTGGGCACGAGAACTTAGGATGTCTGAACACCCAGCTCCCCTCCTCCAAATCCAGCCCCGACACCATCAAAGACCCCGATAGTGGGTGTGATGCTTTACAAAGAAGTGCAGAAGAGTGCTCTCCAGACCACAGCACTGATGAAGATGACGCTATGGTGTGTGCTAATAAGAAATGCAACCGGATTGAGAATATGTTCAACGCCTGCCTGTATTTCAAGTCTTGTCACAGTTGCTACACCTTCTACTGCTCACGAAATTGTCGCCGGGATGACTGGGAGATCCACAAAGAGACGTGCCTGTATGGTCGTGTCAGCAGTGTGTGTCGACACACTCTTAAGTTCTGCAGAGAGAATACAGAGATCCACAAAGCCTTCTCACGAGTTGCTAAAGCTGGCTATCTGTCCAGAGGCAGAGGCGTCCTCTTTCTGGGTTTTGCTAATCCAGAGACAGCTGACAACTTCCTGCAAGTTGGGCTTGAGAGCCTCCTCATGTCTCCCACATACTTATCTCTCAGAGAGCTGGATGGCTTCAAGGACAACCTAGGAGAGTACTGCAAGGAACTGCAGCAAGCAGGTCATGAGTATGACCCCAATGAATGTTTCCTTTTGAATGTATCCATCGCTGTTGGTGAACTAGTGCCTAACAGACCTTCGCCAAGGGTCCAAACACCAACAGTTCGAAAATATGCAAAGGTGTCCTTAGCCTCCTCAAGCCCTGACAAAAAGGTACTCAAGAAGGATAGCGAAATGGAAACGCTCATCCTCACTCCCCCTCCGGGCACACCAGACATTGAcaaggagggggaggagggaagAAAGGCTCGAGAGGTCTGCTTTGTCAATATCCAGCGCGAGCTCAGGACCAGAGGAGTTTTCCTTCGTCATGAGTACCCCAAAATCTATAATCAGCTGTGTGAGTTTGTGGAGAGCAACAAAAGGTTCACTCCTACTACTATATACCCAATAGATAAGAGAACAGGGAAACAGTTTATGTGCATGATCATGGCAGCATCCGAGCCAAGAACATTAGACTGGGTGGGCACCCCCCATCTCTTGGATGATATCATATAG